From Brassica rapa cultivar Chiifu-401-42 chromosome A06, CAAS_Brap_v3.01, whole genome shotgun sequence:
GAGAGCCGTGCTTATAGTTATAACAAGGGAAATTgtcacaaataccacattcataatacTACTAGGAGTTAATCCGCACTACGGACGGAGctattttgattttcaaatgttaactatataactattcttttggaCGTTGTAGTCTGAAAAACAACAAAATTCTGAATTATATGTttgtgtgaatatatattttcttagaaaaCCCcagaaaactatacattttttataaatagatgtttgatatagtttttcatttcttatattgtatatttacttatgatttagtttttcttatattgtaggcaattctctcaaatagtcatttttaagtttttgtcacaaaaatagccttcaataagaaaaatgaccaaaatagctccattttttttttaatttgaaacccTATCATCAAAACACCActattaactctaaaccctaagtttaGATTATTTTATTGAATTAAACATTAAGAaatgttgtatatttacttaatgtttctctttttatattactctaaaccctaattctagatagatgtttaattcaatattttttttatattgtatatttacttaatgttttttttcgtatatagtatatttacttattatttattttttcttatattttaaatttacttattataatatgtaacattactatttcttatattgtacatttatttattatttattttttactatattatatatatatttacttataaaaatatttgtaaataataaaaatgtaaaacaatacatttttcagatagatgtttaatgtagtttttcaatttttttatattgtatatttacttattattttcttatattgtatattcacttattctattttttttgtttttatatcaaatagtaatattacttatagatgtttaatgtaatatttatatttattatttattttactatatattttcaaatgtttaatgtagtttttagatttcttatatggtatatttaccaattatttattttattctaatattatgatagatgtttaatataatatttttattggttgtactctatatttatatattatttattttactatttatttttcagatagatgtttaatttagtGTTTCCAGTTCTGATATTGTATGTttacttattataatattacgatagatttttaatataatatttttatttcttatattatatatttacttattatttattttaatatatatttttcatagagatgtttaatttagttttttcatttcttaattgtattctacttatttttatttttattatattgtatatttaattattacaatTCTCTTGctttatatcaaatgataatattatgatagatgtttaatgtaatacttatatttcttatattgtatgtttgtttttgggcaaatctccaaaatagcatctttctaagtttatatcacaaaaatagcactcaaaaactaaaatgaccaaaatagcattttatcttttgaaaaatttaatttttttttatttttcaaaatttgaaatcttatccccaaaacctcacttctcaactctaaaccctaaaccctaaattttaaaccctaaaccccaatccttaagtgctatttttgtgacttttggccttgagtgctagtttgggaacaaaaacttaatttagtgctattttggtctttttctctttgtttttcttatattgtatatttacttataaaaatatttggaaataataAAACTGTAAAATTATACActttcagatagatgtttaatgtattttccattttttatattgtatatttattttttcattgtatatttacttatctaattgtttttatttttttttatcaaattgtagtattacgatagatgtttaatataatgtttctatttcttattttatatgttaacttattatttattaaaataatattaaccaTCTGTTTAATGTATATTTAAGCACATGACACGTAGTATATTTAAACATTAAGTAATTATACTATACTAGATTCTTTTTCCGCGCTACGcacggataatatatttaaatttgttacatatatcatttttatttctatgtaaattttgtatatcaaaattatatataactaatttaaaaaaaaaattatacttttagtttgaagtaagtatttttattatatgtaacacaattaactaataaaatatgaagaatcaagtctgagattttagagttatgtaaaaaaatataattatgtatagaacataaattatctcagtttaaaagatcggaatctcatctcgaataaattcacgaaaataaaaagtactccaataacctacttaaaatataaaactccCTTTTAAAAAAAGTGTAGttaataatattgttttacGTATAATAACtgaaaactgacaattgaatactgatctataatattattttaatatatctaatggtaaaatattaattgtaataaacaaattttgaattttgtaatatttcatgacttagaagtctttaaaatctaaaatctattttattaacataatatatttttcattcatttattattttgacgctacaaaatattgctttagttttatttgtatattaatttttttaataatttagtttctttttaagaaattttaaaattatcaagaatataatatatttaaaattatttagttaaatatatccaaatatgatgtatcatttttatgtgtgttttcgtTGAGCATATTTAGtttgtagtttgtatatttaataacaccttgTTGCGTGTCGTTCTATGggtttaataaatgtgttgtaatttcatttttattactactaacatgattttttagtgatcagtgataatgtatttttaacgttatgtattatattttatcgtatatttttttaactcttcATGCTGGAAAattttttagaatcattttaattagataacaggtttaaagatgtaaataagactgtgtatgttgtaaatttagacttttCAGTGTAACTGAGTAATATCAATTATgcaaaattatattatgattttattttactcaatctttctttctgtgtacattttttgctttattttgtattcttacaattttattgtcttattctttaattgcagagaattactatttccaatttttgtttcatataccttaaaagtcttcggttgatttttgtttgttttctttctccaattacaATGTACAATTCGAccgtatcttttttttttgggatcaaactactaatatcatgagatagaaaagcttaaactccaagaatatagtgagtatttgtgctagAAAAAACTGATTTGACTACTaatatagtgagatattataatattaaaatgtatgaAAACTCTTCTCTGTTGTCCTATGTTGTCCTATGCTAGACATAATCaagttgttgtcaattgattctatatttgtgataactaGAAATACATTTTTATGTCTTACTTATATCATCATTAATTAGTTTACAGTTCGATCATTTCTAATATACTGAGAGTAACATAATattagatgttgattatctccTTACAATTGAAAATGCACAAAATGAGATAAATTCAAGGTGAAACCATTTTACAATTTTGTCCTCATATCTATATAgagttagtttatagattaTTCTATATGTTTCATAATgtaatcagttttaattaaaatctgtaatatttaaaagttattactttagaaaactgtcatttagtatataaatttaattaattacactGTAATTTGCATAATTTAATTGAccacacaatatccaataaatataaagttttattgaaatataaaaacaatttatatagtgaaacaaaaaaatacatttaaaccattatattataaaataaaggaaatattcaaattatagtgaaacattagaatagtaagaattagaAAAGCTAaaatctcaacgtcgatcatttaGGTCGGCCATGCCTTAGATCATCTCCAAtgttttcctctttttttctataaaatagaAGAATTTCATAATATAGATGGATTGTCTccgatgtatttttctatttactctcctaaaaaggaatattcttgatatattattttctaagtttacaaataatattttttatttgtgaaagttgaaaaccagcccaatttattttagtattttacaaaattatgatattatctacactaaatatttctttacaaactattatgtaaataaaaaatataattatatttatataaataatatatttcactcaaaaattattttcggctaaaattatttaagtaaaaagttaaaggatcattttgtaaaaacaaatagagaaggtgacatggcaaaaatatagtttctcatTGGCCGATTATTTTCGCCTACGTAGACACTCTATCTGAGGCTTATATTCtccagttttaattaaaatctgtaatatttaaatattactttataaaactgtcatttaatatataaatttaatcaattacacataaatttacataatttaattggtcacacaatatccaataagtataaagttacattgaaatataaaaacaatttatatagtgaaacaaaaaatacttttaaataattatattataaagcaaagggaatattcaaattatattgaaacattagaatagtaagaatcagaaaacctgaaatctcaacgtcgatcatttacgtcggccatgccttagaccatctcctatgtattcttctatttttttttctctaaaatagatgAATTTCATAACAGAGATGGATTTGTctccaatatatttttctattttctctcctgaaaagaatattcttgatatattcttttttaagtttacgaataatactttttatttgtgaaagttgaaaaccaacccaatttattttagtattttataaaattatgatattatttacactaaatatttctttacaaactattatgtaaatacaaaatataattatatttatataaataatatatttcactaaaaaaatatttttggttataattgtttaagtaaaaagttaaaggatcattttgtaaaaacaaatagaggAGTGACATgacaaaaatatagtttctcatTGGCCTATTATTTTCGTCTAGACACTCTATCCTTCTTTTATTACTTGTTTGATTAATTGTTTTTCATTGGCTGATTATTTTTCATTGGCCCGCTTAAGAAAAAACGTACACAAAGGAACCTCATGGACAGAGTATTATTTTGTCGCAAGTTGCTCTACAACATAGATATTTTTATCACAGAGAGTGTGATATGCCGTGTGACCCTAAGATACAACGTGGTTGAGTCTGGGAATGTATTTTGCTCTCACTGTTTTAATACAAATTATCGATAATATGATGAGAAGGAGTTGTTATACTTTTCTATATGTAAGACGTCACGAAGGAATTGCAATATATTTGTATCTCTTACCAGTTCTTTGGTTAAAAATATCAGCAAAAGGACATAAACATAGCTTTCTTGTAGTGGACGTGTGTTTAAGAAGAGATGTTACATGCACTTTAAAACGGGTCAAAATAGCTAAGGTTAGATTTTAACAATTCATACAACTATTAAAAGACATTTTAACGAATCAGCTAGCAGGTGAAACAATATATTTGACTCTGTTACCAGTTATTCGTTTAATACACTTGAAAAGTGTAAGcaaatataaattagttaaaGGAGTCTATTTTATAAGTCATTTGAAATACATAGCCAAATAGCTCAAGTACACATAAATAATTGAAGGAGGCTCTTTTCTAAGTCATCTGAAATACGGAGCCAAATAGCTCAAGTAAACAtttattaaagattttttttaagaaaacgaCAAAAAGCAGTTGTGGAAGTCTGCAACATTCCATTAGGCTCCAGTAATCTGAAGCTTAACCATTTCGAACATGGTTTTTGGTAGGTTTAGAGGCTGTTTCTTGCCTTCCACCATGACATGAGTAATGGGTCTGCCGTTGTTGACTGGAGCACCTCTTTAAAGAGCTTCAGAAGTATCTCTATATATAGCTCCTGGAACATCATTGCCGGTGTTTTCATCACCTCCATGTGGAGGAGTAAGGGTATACATAACACAATAATGCTTGGAGTGCTTAAACGTAAATATACAGAGAGATTACCTGCTCTGCAAAATCTGGAAGGGGAAGCTCTGGTTAAGGTGAATGACTGATGCTTCGATGAGAAATTAAACCTTGAAAGTTTCTGCTGGAATGTTAAGGCCCTCCCCAGTATGTCTCTGAGGCACTGTGGGAAGGCAATGTTATGTGCATCCTCCATGCTGGTGCCCTGTTGGACAATCACAAATAACTAAACAGTCCTTTCAATTTTACTAAAGCTACACACAAATAACAGAGGCCAATTGATTGATGTTACCAGTCCTACCATGCAGCAGGAACATTGATCAGCTTGTTCATCTCAGCATCGAAAGCCACAAACAGAGCAGAGTCGGATGCATCTGATACTGCCATTTCCACCCGGTACTTGTCATCAAAGAGAGAGACGACTGGTTAGGTGTAAGgattaaactgattttttttgtgaGCATACCTAAATCATGTATGAAACCAATTGCATCATAGATTACCTAACAATGCCAACAGCTTTTTCATCATGATATGATCCACACACTAAAGATGAAAGCCCACGCTGCAGTTTCCAGGAGCTCTTGGAGCATGAGATATAGCACCACTCATGTGATGTTTCAGAGTTATCAACTTTCCCAGTATGCAGTCTATAATGTCTAGTGATAGTAAGAGGAATACCAAATGAGCATAAGATGTTCGTGCTAAGTTAGATATAAACTAACCTGTGGTGGTGAAGTGAgcacaaaattttattttcatgtcTAGTGATACTAAGAGGAATACGtacttatttattttccttGGTTCGTTAAAGAATCTTCTTCAGATGgaaaaagaaaacttaatatTACTAAACCCCTGGCGCATCAAAGTATGCCTGCAACAGATATTTCAAATATTGTTCGTTAGATCACATCTTGGTATCTAAATGacaaatatatctttttaattCTGAAAAGATTTAGTAACTCCACCTGATACCAGGTAAGTCCTGATGCTTTTCCTGAGAATTTCTGCCACTTAACCTTCTTCTACCCTTTCTCGTGTGAATATAGAGCTTCTAGCTTTCAATACCCACCTAcagatttggaaaaaaaaaaacagatcaaaATTGCCTTGGAGGTTGAGAAAGTACGATTCATGACAAACCTTGTTTCCCCATTTGTTTTTCTCAGTGAGATCAAGTGGTCCAGAGCTCAACCCTAAGATGGAAACACTACGTGTGACATGTGAATCTATGCTCCAGATAAGACACTATCCTGTTGACACACAAGAAAATCACAGATTTCATCATCAAACTTGAATGTTTTTGTTAGCACATAATTTTTGTGAGAACATCTAGCTATGCACCTTCTCAATCTCACATCTTACCAAGGTATTCTCAATTGAGCCAGACATGCAACGCGTGGCCAAGGCTAGCAACTCTAACAGTAGGCTTGCCTCCTTTATCGAAGGTCACTGTTATCTATCTTGAAgctataatataaaaaattaaacagatTAAATTCTTCTTAAAATTctgattcataaaaataaatccACTTGTACGCTTACTTACCTTGTTGTGTATCATCCGTAATCAGACTCGTCTTTGGCCAAGCCATAGAGCTCAACGGGACATAATCACGCTCATTTTGGAACGGTCTCGGTGACCACCTTGAAATCAAACTTTTATTTGCCTTCTTTGACTTCATATAGTTTCTTGCAGTGTGATGAGAGACAATCTGAAACATATAGCGACCAAAAAAACGAAAGTACATAATCTTCTCTTTTTTCGATACAATACCTTCTCATCAAGGAGAAGTAGAGTGATACCCATGAATTTACCATACTTCTTGATGTTTTCCGAGTCCCATAAACGGAGAAGCCAAGCAACAATGAACTGCGACGATCTACCCAGACGGAGAGCGTCGAAGGCTGATTACGCAACAAATCGGAAGAAGACGTTACCGAAGAATTTTTTCAAGTCTGATTAAGAAGTTTAAGTGAGAGTGATGGTGAGGACGTTGGAGCTCAGAGTCCCCAGCAAGAATCGCTTGGTTGGTCACAAGCTCAGCTGTCAATGTCAAAGAAACAACGTTAGAGTCACTATCTGTAGTTTTTATAAGTGAAAATTGATATTGAAGTGAGTAAAACGTACCAAAAACGCAGCCAACAGACCACATATCAACAGCTGTAGAGTAATGAGTGGCACCAAGAAGAACTTCTGGAGCTCTATACCATAGAGTCACTATCTGTTGCAATGGAAAACAACCAGTTTAGAACCAGATACAATGACATTGAGCTCAAACAGATCAACAGAGATTATTACCTCATGGGTATACTTCTTCATAGGGAGAGTGAAGGCTCTGGCTAAACCAAGATCTGCAATCTTGAGCCTCATCGTCTTGGGATCCATCAAGAGATTGTAAGGCTTAAGATCTCTGTTAACGAAACCAAGAGAAAGTAGTAAGATCTCTCTCTTAAATCATTATCACTTGTAAACATTATATACCTGTGCAGCACACCGTGTCCATGGCAGAACGCGATTCCTTTGCAGAGTTGGTACATCAAGATCTTGATGATTTGGAGAGGAATGTTGTCTCCGGTTTGACGGAAACTTCTGATGTACTTCTTGACGTCAGTGTCCATGTACTCGAACACCAGGTAGAGCACAGTTTTGCCATCTTTGCTCAGTCCTTGCTTAACATCCATCAACCTGAAGAAAATCAACAATCAGAAAAGCAAATAGATGAAACTAACAGATACTGAGGATCAAGATGCAGTGGTTTATCATCCAGAATCCTAATTGAGATCTATCAACTCTACGAATCATCTCCAGAATCCTAATTGATCATCCAAAATCCTAATTGAGATCAATTATCTCCAATCTAACGAATCAACCAAGCAATACGAAATCGGGATCTAACGAAACGAACACTATGCTATACGAAACCCTAATGCAACTCCaatagagagagtgagagaaggAATCCGAACCTGACGATGTGAGGATCGCGAGCGAGCATGCGTAAGATGGAGATCTCGCGGAGAGTGATGGAAGGAACGCCTTCTTCGTCTTCATGGAGACGCGTCTTCTTGAGAGCGACGATCTTTCCAGTAGTTTTCTCTCTGGGTCTGTAAACCTTCCCGTAAGTTCCTTCTCGGGACAAATACTGATGACGTGGCAAAACAAATGACTATTATTGGTCGATTTTTTGTGGTGACGTGGACAGCCTCCCTactcctcatatatcccttttagTATATGATGATTATTTTTCATTGGCCCGCTTAAGAAAAAACGTACACAAAGGAACCTCATGGACAGAGTATTATTTTGTCGCAAGTTGCTCTACAACATAGATATTTTTATCACAGAGAGTGTGATATGCCGTGTGACCCTAAGATACAACGTGGTTGAGTCTGGGAATGTATTTTGCTCTCACTGTTTTAATACAAATTATCGATAATATGATGAGAAGGAGTTGTTATACTTTTCTATATGTAAGACGTCACGAAGGAATTGCAATATATTTGTATCTCTTACCAGTTCTTTGGTTAAAAATATCAGCAAAAGGACATAAACATAGCTTTCTTGTAGTGGACGTGTGTTTAAGAATAGATGTTACATGCACTTTAAAACGGGTCAAAATAGCTAAGGTTAGATTTTAACAATTCATACAACTATTAAAAGACATTTTAACGAATCAGCTAGCAGGTGAAACAATATATTTGACTCTGTTACCAGTTATTCGTTTAATACACTTGAAAAGTGTAAGCAAATATAAATTAGTTGAAGGAGTCTATTTTATAATTCATTTGAAATACATAGCCAAATAGCTCAAGTACACATAAATAATTGAAGGAGGCTCTTTTCTAAGTCATCTGAAATACAGAGCCAAATAGCTCAAGTAAACAtttattaaagattttttttaagaaaacgaCAAAAAGCAGTTGTGGAAGTCTGCAACATTCCATTAGGCTCCAGTAATCTGAAGCTTAACCATTTCGAACATGGTTTTTGGTAGGTTTAGAGGCTGTTTCTTGCCTTCCACCATGACATGAGTAATGGGTCTGCCGTTGTTGACTGGAGCACCTCTTTAAAGAGCTTCAGAAGTATCTCTATATATAGCTCCTGGAACATCATTGCCGGTGTTTTCATCACCTCCATGTGGAGGAGTAAGGGTATACATAACACAATAATGCTTGGAGTGCTTAAACGTAAATATACAGAGAGATTACCTGCTCTGCAAAATCTGGAAGGGGAAGCTCTGGTTAAGGTGAATGACTGATGCTTCGATGAAAAATTAAACCTTGAAAGTTTCTGCTGGAATGTTAAGGCCCTCCCCAGTATGTCTCTGAGGCACTGTGGGAAGGCAATGTCATGTGCATCCTCCATGCTGGTGCCCTGTTGGACAATCACAAATAACTAAACAGTCCTTTCAATTTTACTAAAGCTACACACAAATAACAGAGGCCAATTGATTGATGTTACCAGTCCTACCATGCAGCAGGAACATTGATCAGCTTGTTCATCTCAGCATCGAAAGCCACAAACAGAGCAGAGTCGGATGCATCTGATACTGCCATTTCCACCCGGTACTTGTCATCAAAGAGAGAGACGACTGGTTAGGTGTAAGgattaaactgatttttttttgtgagcaTACCTAAATCATGTATGAAACCAATTGCATCATAGATTACCTAACAATGCCAACAGCTTTTTCATCATGATATGATCCACACACTAAAGATGAAAGCCCACGCTGCAGTTTCCAGGAGCTCTTGGAGCATGAGATATAGCACCACTCATGTGATGTTTCAGAGTTATCAACTTTCCCAGTATGCAGTCTATAATGTCTAGTGATAGTAAGAGGAATACCAAATGAGCATAAGATGTTGGTGCTAAGTTAGATATAAACTAACCTGTGGTAGTGAAGTGAgcacaaaattttattttcatgtcTAGTGATACTAAGAGGAATACGtacttatttattttccttGGTTCGTTAAAGAATCTTCTTCAGATGgaaaaagaaaacttaatatTACTAAACCCCTGGCGCATCAAAGTATGCCTGCAACAGATATTTCAAATATTGTTCGTTAGATCACATCTTGGTATCTAAATGACAAATATATCTTTTCAATTCTGAAAGGATTTAGTAACTCCACCTGATACCAGGTAAGTCCTGATGCTTTTCCTGAGAATTTCTGCCACTTAACCTTCTTCTACCCTTTCTCGTGTGAATATAGAGCTTCTAGCTTTCAATACCCACCTAcagatttggaaaaaaaaaacagatcaaaTTGCCTTGGAGGTTGAGAAAGTACGATTCATGACAAACCTTGTTTCCCCATTTGTTTTTCTCAGTGAGATCAAGTGGTCCAGAGCTCAACCCTAAG
This genomic window contains:
- the LOC117126081 gene encoding cyclin-dependent kinase B2-1-like, encoding MRFLCSFVLPRHQYLSREGTYGKVYRPREKTTGKIVALKKTRLHEDEEGVPSITLREISILRMLARDPHIVRLMDVKQGLSKDGKTVLYLVFEYMDTDVKKYIRSFRQTGDNIPLQIIKILMYQLCKGIAFCHGHGVLHRDLKPYNLLMDPKTMRLKIADLGLARAFTLPMKKYTHEIVTLWYRAPEVLLGATHYSTAVDMWSVGCVFAELVTNQAILAGDSELQRPHHHSHLNFLIRLEKILR